From a region of the Alnus glutinosa chromosome 1, dhAlnGlut1.1, whole genome shotgun sequence genome:
- the LOC133855095 gene encoding histone acetyltransferase MCC1 isoform X1, whose amino-acid sequence MSDLCWGLTTQSSMVKPKVSRCPTIFYRPIQPSDLEILEQIHGDLFPIRYESEFFQNVVNGREIVSWAAVDRSRPNGKSDELVGFVTARIVLAKESEIADMLRYDSLKSDQTLVYILTLGVVDAYRNCGIASSLIRKVIKYASSIPTCQAVYLHVISYNNPAIHLYQKMSFKCIRRLPGFYLINGQHYDSYLFVYYVNGSRSPCSPLREFYQRLWVSKVASSTGELVTSMVGYMRSGFKTLAAKLYKNEDRKVPKWPKCKETHSLISTQSKRNLTAECAGGECV is encoded by the exons ATGTCAGATCTTTGCTGGGGATTAACAACACAATCTTCAATGGTAAAACCAAAAGTGTCCCGCTGTCCAACTATATTCTATAGGCCTATACAACCCTCTGACCTCGAGATTTTAGAGCAAATCCACGGTGATTTGTTTCCCATCAG GTATGAGTCTGAGTTCTTCCAAAATGTTGTCAATGGACGTGAAATCGTATCGTGGGCTGCTGTTGACCGCAGTCGGCCAAATGGTAAAAGTGATGAACTCGTTGGATTTGTAACTGCACGAATAGTACTTGCAAAAGAAAGCGAG ATAGCAGATATGCTCAGATATGACTCATTGAAATCAGATCAAACTTTAGTCTACATTTTGACGCTGGGAGTAGTAGATGCCTATAGAAATTGCGGCATAG CTTCTTCATTAATTCGGAAGGTCATAAAATATGCCTCAAGTATTCCAACCTGCCAAGCCGTTTACTTGCATGTCATTTCTTACAACAATCCTGCAATACATTTGTACCAGAAAATGTCATTTAAGTGTATAAGAAGGTTGCCAGGTTTCTACTTAATCAACGGTCAGCATTATGACTCATACTTGTTTGTCTACTATGTAAATGGCAGTCGTTCTCCTTGCTCACCACT GAGAGAATTCTACCAGAGATTATGGGTTTCAAAAGTTGCCTCGTCAACTGG AGAGCTTGTTACCAGCATGGTGGGTTACATGAGGAGTGGTTTTAAGACGTTGGCTGCAAAGCTATACAAGAATGAGGATAGGAAGGTCCCAAAATGGCCCAAATGTAAAGAAACCCATTCTCTTATATCAACCCAAAGCAAAAGAAATTTGACCGCTGAATGCGCTGGAGGCGAGTGTGTTTGA
- the LOC133855095 gene encoding histone acetyltransferase MCC1 isoform X2 produces MSDLCWGLTTQSSMVKPKVSRCPTIFYRPIQPSDLEILEQIHGDLFPIRYESEFFQNVVNGREIVSWAAVDRSRPNGKSDELVGFVTARIVLAKESEIADMLRYDSLKSDQTLVYILTLGVVDAYRNCGIASSLIRKVIKYASSIPTCQAVYLHVISYNNPAIHLYQKMSFKCIRRLPGFYLINGQHYDSYLFVYYVNGSRSPCSPLELVTSMVGYMRSGFKTLAAKLYKNEDRKVPKWPKCKETHSLISTQSKRNLTAECAGGECV; encoded by the exons ATGTCAGATCTTTGCTGGGGATTAACAACACAATCTTCAATGGTAAAACCAAAAGTGTCCCGCTGTCCAACTATATTCTATAGGCCTATACAACCCTCTGACCTCGAGATTTTAGAGCAAATCCACGGTGATTTGTTTCCCATCAG GTATGAGTCTGAGTTCTTCCAAAATGTTGTCAATGGACGTGAAATCGTATCGTGGGCTGCTGTTGACCGCAGTCGGCCAAATGGTAAAAGTGATGAACTCGTTGGATTTGTAACTGCACGAATAGTACTTGCAAAAGAAAGCGAG ATAGCAGATATGCTCAGATATGACTCATTGAAATCAGATCAAACTTTAGTCTACATTTTGACGCTGGGAGTAGTAGATGCCTATAGAAATTGCGGCATAG CTTCTTCATTAATTCGGAAGGTCATAAAATATGCCTCAAGTATTCCAACCTGCCAAGCCGTTTACTTGCATGTCATTTCTTACAACAATCCTGCAATACATTTGTACCAGAAAATGTCATTTAAGTGTATAAGAAGGTTGCCAGGTTTCTACTTAATCAACGGTCAGCATTATGACTCATACTTGTTTGTCTACTATGTAAATGGCAGTCGTTCTCCTTGCTCACCACT AGAGCTTGTTACCAGCATGGTGGGTTACATGAGGAGTGGTTTTAAGACGTTGGCTGCAAAGCTATACAAGAATGAGGATAGGAAGGTCCCAAAATGGCCCAAATGTAAAGAAACCCATTCTCTTATATCAACCCAAAGCAAAAGAAATTTGACCGCTGAATGCGCTGGAGGCGAGTGTGTTTGA
- the LOC133855142 gene encoding anaphase-promoting complex subunit 13, producing MAEISLGILIDVVDEEWMRDTLPDDELPLPPVMVVRTDETEESNQEHQQVGRDAWHDLASGTQ from the exons ATGGCAGAAATAAGCTTGGGGATACTCATAGATGTTGTGGATGAGGAGTGGATGAGAGACACCTTGCCTGATGATG AACTTCCATTGCCACCGGTTATGGTTGTTCGGACCGATGAGACTGAGGAGTCAA ATCAGGAGCATCAACAGGTTGGCAGAGATGCTTGGCATGATCTTGCATCAGGCACTCAATAG